In Triticum aestivum cultivar Chinese Spring chromosome 5B, IWGSC CS RefSeq v2.1, whole genome shotgun sequence, the following proteins share a genomic window:
- the LOC123115594 gene encoding putrescine hydroxycinnamoyltransferase 1, whose product MGVEEEEEVRVVESSLVAASDETPPKSLWLSQLDLKATRRHTPLLWFYRSGDGVQATDGFFNVTRLKAALAKALVTFYPLAGRIGDDGDGRAEVNCGNQGVLFVVARSEDLTVADFHGRPSSKLRRLFVPRMEPPSIVCGVQLTFFKCGGVAIGLAVHHFVVDGSSTSHFTRTWAAISRTGDMSAVEAEPPCHDRFLLRPRSPPAVHPDALSVFCPMVNLCESSGVPLRSEAFLVSKDQLEALKQACGGRAVSTFCALTAHIWKCVSATRPMPPDATTRLTFPVSIRRKLAPPLPTGYFGNAVIRVGVTSEVRGIVSEELSSVASRIKGTIGRVDDELVWSAIDYFELAERDSRPAQGSLPTTELRVVSWLGMPIYDTDFGWGKPVMMMRAESERGGRVYMMDGDGDGDGDGGSVRIIVCLEATIIKDFHDMLYAKFSDLIRSSL is encoded by the coding sequence ATgggcgtggaggaggaggaggaggtgagggTGGTGGAGTCCAGCCTAGTTGCGGCGAGCGACGAGACACCGCCGAAAAGCCTCTGGCTCTCCCAGCTCGACCTCAAGGCCACTAGACGCCACACGCCACTCCTCTGGTTCTACCGCTCCGGTGATGGCGTCCAAGCCACCGACGGCTTCTTCAACGTTACCAGGCTAAAGGCCGCTCTGGCCAAGGCCTTGGTGACCTTCTACCCGTTGGCCGGCCGCATCGGCGATGACGGTGATGGCCGGGCGGAGGTCAACTGCGGCAATCAAGGTGTGCTCTTTGTTGTTGCTCGATCGGAGGACCTCACCGTTGCTGACTTTCACGGCCGACCATCGTCCAAGCTAAGGAGGCTCTTTGTTCCCCGCATGGAGCCGCCAAGCATCGTCTGCGGCGTCCAACTCACCTTCTTCAAGTGTGGCGGGGTGGCCATCGGACTGGCGGTGCATCACTTCGTCGTCGACGGAAGCAGCACTTCCCACTTCACCCGGACGTGGGCTGCCATTTCCAGGACCGGTGACATGTCCGCCGTGGAGGCGGAGCCCCCTTGCCACGATCGCTTCCTCCTCCGTCCCCGCTCCCCGCCGGCGGTCCACCCCGATGCTCTCTCTGTGTTCTGCCCAATGGTGAACTTGTGCGAGTCCTCGGGGGTTCCTCTCAGGTCCGAGGCCTTCCTCGTCTCCAAGGACCAGCTCGAGGCTCTTAAGCAGGCATGCGGTGGCAGAGCCGTCAGCACCTTCTGTGCCCTGACCGCCCATATCTGGAAATGCGTGTCCGCCACTCGGCCCATGCCGCCGGACGCCACCACACGCCTCACCTTCCCGGTCAGCATCCGTCGCAAACTGGCGCCGCCGCTCCCGACCGGCTACTTCGGCAACGCGGTCATACGCGTGGGAGTCACCAGCGAGGTGCGTGGCATCGTCTCGGAGGAGCTGAGCTCCGTGGCCAGCCGAATCAAGGGAACCATCGGGCGGGTCGATGACGAGCTGGTCTGGTCGGCAATCGACTACTTCGAGCTGGCGGAGAGGGACAGCCGGCCGGCGCAGGGCAGCTTGCCGACGACTGAGCTGAGGGTGGTCAGTTGGCTTGGCATGCCGATCTACGACACGGACTTTGGATGGGGGAAGCCGGTGATGATGATGCGTGCCGAGTCTGAGCGCGGCGGCCGTGTCTATATGATGGACGgtgacggagacggagacggcgacggcggcagcgtGCGCATCATCGTGTGTCTCGAGGCAACAATTATCAAGGATTTCCACGACATGCTATATGCCAAGTTTAGTGACCTAATCCGGTCATCACTGTGA